A stretch of Rhea pennata isolate bPtePen1 chromosome 18, bPtePen1.pri, whole genome shotgun sequence DNA encodes these proteins:
- the LOC134148578 gene encoding ectonucleoside triphosphate diphosphohydrolase 2-like isoform X1: MSWRELLPPWLVIVAGLTGIVLLCVSTKDVPATPLRTKYGIVLDARPSHTILFIYQWTANKANNTGVIRECSSCTVQGPGVSNYSDSPQKVGKSLEPCLHWAQREIPAEQHSQTPLYLGATASMRQLNLTHPTLSDALLAALTVALRSSPFDFQGVQILSSLDEEAFNWVTVNYILENFIKYDWRGQLVHSRKETAGVLSFSGTSAQLTSMMEEKNQVPKGGVMLQLYGQTYTVYTHQCPCHGTDQLRSRLLSMLIQDQRNVKTVSNPCWPLTYSQEVQWHSVHAGPCVVSDDTLGIPSPEDMFNVTGSSNSTACRRLVQSLLNSSSSCSFFKHSLSSVFKPPWTRFLVISEALDFLRETVPSPDLSQAVNKLCGMSVKELAKESQTSLDTLADYCAVSTFIFHLSTKGYTSDFHSSAQTELQEKIGDISSGWTLGYLLSLTNTIPQDNPSFLKGIEPGVWSLLLILFVVLLTGSFMRISYRVMVKENSFSNRNSSVFDDN; the protein is encoded by the exons ATGTCTTGGCGTGAACTCCTTCCCCCTTGGCTGGTGATCGTAGCAGGACTAACAGGCATCGTGCTACTTTGTGTCTCCACTAAAGATGTGCCCGCCACCCCTCTCAGGACCAAG TATGGCATTGTTCTGGATGCTCGCCCATCCCACACCATCCTGTTCATCTACCAGTGGACTGCCAACAAAGCAAACAACACCGGAGTGATCAGGGAATGCAGCTCCTGTACTGTGCAAG GTCCTGGAGTCTCCAACTACTCAGATTCTCCTCAGAAAGTAGGGAAGAGTTTGGAGCCATGCTTGCACTGGGCCCAGAGAGAGATCCCggcagagcagcacagccaaACCCCCCTCTACTTGGGAGCAACTGCCAGCATGAGGCAGCTGAA CCTCACCCATCCCACCCTCTCTGATGCTCTCCTTGCGGCCCTGACTGTTGCCTTGAGGTCATCCCCCTTTGACTTTCAGGGGGTGCAAATCCTGTCCAGCCTGGATGAGGAAGCATTCAACTGGGTTACTGTTAATTACATCCTGGAAAACTTCATTAAG TACGACTGGCGAGGACAGTTGGTCCACTCTAGGAAGGAGACAGCAGGAGTCCTGTCCTTCAGCGGAACCTCAGCACAGCTCACTTCCATGATGGAAGAAAAGAACCAGGTACCAAAAGGAGGAGTGATGCTGCAGCTGTATGGGCAAACATACACAGTGTACACTCACCAGTGCCCCTGCCATGGCACAGACCAGCTCCGcagcaggctgctctccatGCTCATACAA GATCAGAGAAATGTGAAAACTGTATCTAACCCCTGCTGGCCCCTCACCTACTCCCAGGAAGTGCAATGGCATTCAGTGCATGCTGGGCCCTGTGTTGTCAGTGACGACACATTGGGCATCCCCAGCCCTGAAGATATGTTCAATGTCACCGGCTCCAGCAATTCTACTGCCTGCAGGAGACTTGTGCAAAGTCTGCTCAACTCTTCTTCTTCCTGTAGCTTCTTCAAGCATTCTCTCAGCAGTGTCTTCAAGCCCCCCTGGACCAGGTTTCTG GTCATTTCTGAGGCCCTGGACTTCCTGAGAGAGACTGTACCCTCTCCTGATTTGAGTCAGGCAGTCAACAAGCTTTGTGGGATGTCTGTCAAAGAG CTAGCGAAGGAATCCCAGACAAGTCTGGATACACTTGCTGATTACTGCGCTGTGTCCACCTTTATCTTTCATCTAAGTACAAAGGGATACACGTCTGACTTTCACAGCTCTGCTCAGACTGAGCTCCAGGAGAAG attgGTGACATATCATCTGGCTGGACTCTTGGATACCTACTGAGTCTGACCAACACCATCCCCCAGGACAACCCAAGCTTCCTCAAGGGGATTGAACCAGGAGTCTGGTCTTTGCTCCTCATCCTCTTTGTTGTGCTACTCACTGGCTCTTTCATGCGCATTTCATACCGAGTGATGGTCAAGGAAAACAGTTTCAGTAACAGAAACAGCAGTGTTTTTGATGACAACTGA
- the LOC134148578 gene encoding ectonucleoside triphosphate diphosphohydrolase 2-like isoform X2: MSWRELLPPWLVIVAGLTGIVLLCVSTKDVPATPLRTKYGIVLDARPSHTILFIYQWTANKANNTGVIRECSSCTVQGPGVSNYSDSPQKVGKSLEPCLHWAQREIPAEQHSQTPLYLGATASMRQLNLTHPTLSDALLAALTVALRSSPFDFQGVQILSSLDEEAFNWVTVNYILENFIKYDWRGQLVHSRKETAGVLSFSGTSAQLTSMMEEKNQVPKGGVMLQLYGQTYTVYTHQCPCHGTDQLRSRLLSMLIQDQRNVKTVSNPCWPLTYSQEVQWHSVHAGPCVVSDDTLGIPSPEDMFNVTGSSNSTACRRLVQSLLNSSSSCSFFKHSLSSVFKPPWTRFLVISEALDFLRETVPSPDLSQAVNKLCGMSVKEIGDISSGWTLGYLLSLTNTIPQDNPSFLKGIEPGVWSLLLILFVVLLTGSFMRISYRVMVKENSFSNRNSSVFDDN, translated from the exons ATGTCTTGGCGTGAACTCCTTCCCCCTTGGCTGGTGATCGTAGCAGGACTAACAGGCATCGTGCTACTTTGTGTCTCCACTAAAGATGTGCCCGCCACCCCTCTCAGGACCAAG TATGGCATTGTTCTGGATGCTCGCCCATCCCACACCATCCTGTTCATCTACCAGTGGACTGCCAACAAAGCAAACAACACCGGAGTGATCAGGGAATGCAGCTCCTGTACTGTGCAAG GTCCTGGAGTCTCCAACTACTCAGATTCTCCTCAGAAAGTAGGGAAGAGTTTGGAGCCATGCTTGCACTGGGCCCAGAGAGAGATCCCggcagagcagcacagccaaACCCCCCTCTACTTGGGAGCAACTGCCAGCATGAGGCAGCTGAA CCTCACCCATCCCACCCTCTCTGATGCTCTCCTTGCGGCCCTGACTGTTGCCTTGAGGTCATCCCCCTTTGACTTTCAGGGGGTGCAAATCCTGTCCAGCCTGGATGAGGAAGCATTCAACTGGGTTACTGTTAATTACATCCTGGAAAACTTCATTAAG TACGACTGGCGAGGACAGTTGGTCCACTCTAGGAAGGAGACAGCAGGAGTCCTGTCCTTCAGCGGAACCTCAGCACAGCTCACTTCCATGATGGAAGAAAAGAACCAGGTACCAAAAGGAGGAGTGATGCTGCAGCTGTATGGGCAAACATACACAGTGTACACTCACCAGTGCCCCTGCCATGGCACAGACCAGCTCCGcagcaggctgctctccatGCTCATACAA GATCAGAGAAATGTGAAAACTGTATCTAACCCCTGCTGGCCCCTCACCTACTCCCAGGAAGTGCAATGGCATTCAGTGCATGCTGGGCCCTGTGTTGTCAGTGACGACACATTGGGCATCCCCAGCCCTGAAGATATGTTCAATGTCACCGGCTCCAGCAATTCTACTGCCTGCAGGAGACTTGTGCAAAGTCTGCTCAACTCTTCTTCTTCCTGTAGCTTCTTCAAGCATTCTCTCAGCAGTGTCTTCAAGCCCCCCTGGACCAGGTTTCTG GTCATTTCTGAGGCCCTGGACTTCCTGAGAGAGACTGTACCCTCTCCTGATTTGAGTCAGGCAGTCAACAAGCTTTGTGGGATGTCTGTCAAAGAG attgGTGACATATCATCTGGCTGGACTCTTGGATACCTACTGAGTCTGACCAACACCATCCCCCAGGACAACCCAAGCTTCCTCAAGGGGATTGAACCAGGAGTCTGGTCTTTGCTCCTCATCCTCTTTGTTGTGCTACTCACTGGCTCTTTCATGCGCATTTCATACCGAGTGATGGTCAAGGAAAACAGTTTCAGTAACAGAAACAGCAGTGTTTTTGATGACAACTGA
- the NELFB gene encoding negative elongation factor B, with protein MYAGLQELGVANGEDLKETLTNCTEPLKAIEQFQTENGVLLPSLQSALPFLDLHGTPRLEFHQSVFDELREKLLERVSAIALEGKVEERYKKLEDLLEKSFSLVKMPSIQPVVMCVMKHLPKVPEKKLKLVMADKDLYKACAVEVKRQIWQDNQALFGDEVSPLLKQYILEKENILFSNDISVLHNFFSPSPKTRRQGEVVQKLTQMIGKNVKLYDMVLQFLRTLFLRTRNVHYCTLRAELLMSLHDLDISEICTVDPCHKFTWCLDACIREKFVDNKRARELQGFLDGVKKGQEQVLGDLSMILCDPFAINTLALSTIRHLQDLVGQDTLPRESPDLLLLLRMLSLGQGAWDMIDSQVFKEPKMEAELITKFLPMLMSFVVDDHTFNVDQKLPSEEKGPIPYPSAIPEAFTKFLQENRIACEIGLYYILHITKQRNKNAFLRLLPALVETFSDLAFSDIFLHLLTGNLTLLGDEFAIEEFCTSLFDGFFLTACSRKENVHRHVLRLLLHLHHKVAPAKLESLQKALEPTKQSGEAVKELYNQLTEKLELRKPSPAEVTETPSMELPLPTVPTPASR; from the exons atgTACGcggggctgcaggagctgggggtGGCCAACGGCGAGGACCTCAAGGAGACGCTGACCAACTGCACGGAGCCGCTGAAGGCCATCGAGCAGTTCCAG ACGGAAAATGGAGTCCTGCTGCCCTCCCTGCAGTCGGCCCTGCCCTTCCTGGACCTGCACGGCACCCCCAGACTCGAGTTTCACCAGTCGGTGTTCGATGAGCTGAGGGAGAAGCTGCTGGAGAGGGTCTCGGCCATTGCTTTGGAAGGGAAAGTTGAGGAAAG ATACAAGAAGCTGGAAGATCTCCTAGAGAAGAGTTTTTCCCTGGTCAAGATGCCTTCCATACAGCCTGTAGTAATGTGTGTCATGAAGCATTTGCCCAAG GTCCCTGAAAAGAAGCTGAAGTTAGTAATGGCAGACAAGGATTTGTATAAAGCATGTGCCGTGGAGGTAAAACGCCAGATCTGGCAGGATAACCAAGCCCTCTTTGGTGATGAAGTATCTCCGCTGCTGAAGCAATACattctggagaaagaaaatattctcttcagCAATGATATTTCTGTCTTGCACAACTTTTTCAGCCCATCTCCCAAAACAAGACGTCAAGGAGAG GTGGTTCAGAAGCTGACCCAGATGATTGGGAAGAATGTGAAGCTCTACGATATGGTGTTACAGTTTCTGAGAACTTTGTTCCTTCGGACAAGGAATGTTCATTACTGCACACTAAGAGCAGAGCTCCTGATGTCGCTGCATGACCTGGATATCAGTGAAATCTGCACCGTTGACCCATGTCATAAG ttCACCTGGTGCCTTGATGCCTGCATTCGTGAGAAGTTTGTGGACAACAAGAGAGCTCGTGAGTTGCAAGGGTTTCTGGACGGAGTGAAGAAAGGACAGGAACAAGTATTGGG ggaCTTATCTATGATCTTGTGTGATCCCTTTGCCATTAACACCTTAGCCTTGAGTACCATAAGGCACCTACAAGACCTGGTTGGGCAGGACACCTTACCCAGG GAAAGCCcagatctgctgctgctccttagGATGCTGTCTCTAGGACAAGGTGCTTGGGACATGATTGACAGCCAAGTCTTCAAGGAACCAAAAATG GAAGCTGAGTTGATCACGAAGTTCTTGCCTATGTTGATGTCTTTTGTGGTGGACGACCACACGTTCAATGTAGATCAGAAACTGCCTTCAGAAGAGAAGGGGCCAATTCCCTACCCCAGCGCGATCCCTGAAGCTTTCACCAA ATTCTTGCAGGAGAACAGAATAGCTTGTGAGATTGGGCTATATTACATCCTTCACATCACTAAACAGAGGAACAAGAATGCTTTCCTTAGACTTCTGCCGGCACTGG TTGAGACGTTCAGTGACTTGGCcttcagtgatatttttctgcatttgctcaCTGGTAACCTCACACTGCTGGGTGATGAATTTGCAATTGAGGAGTTCTGCACCAGTCTCTTTGATGGCTTTTTTCTCACTGCATGCTCAAG AAAGGAGAATGTACATAGACATGTCCTAAGACTGCTGCTTCATCTCCATCATAAAGTGGCTCCTGCCAAGTTAGAGTCTCTCCAGAAGGCTTTGGAACCCACCAAGCAG AGTGGAGAAGCTGTGAAGGAGCTTTATAACCAGCTCACTGAGAAACTGGAGCTTCGCAAGCCTAGTCCAGCTGAAGTGACTGAGACTCCCTCCATGGAACTGCCCTTGCCCACTGTTCCTACACCAGCCTCACGCTGA